A genomic region of Parambassis ranga chromosome 7, fParRan2.1, whole genome shotgun sequence contains the following coding sequences:
- the gpr173 gene encoding putative G-protein coupled receptor 173, translating into MGGGSFGMANGNDSSEEPAGPMAAVVATAGGMVAESSSSAVSTYVKLVLLGLIICISLVGNLIVSLLVLRDRALHKAPYYFLLDLCLADTIRSAICFPFVLVSIKNGSAWTYSVLSCKVVAFMAVLFCFHAAFMLFCISVTRYMAIAHHRFYSKRMTFWTCVAVVCMVWTLSVAMAFPPVFDVGTYKFIREEDQCIFEHRYFKANDTLGFMLMLAVLILATHVVYMKLLLFEYKHRKMKPVQMVPAISQNWTFHGPGATGQAAANWIAGFGRGPMPPTLLGIRQNLHNQNRRLLGMEEFKAEKQLGRMFYVITLLFLVLWSPYIVACYWRVFVKACTIPHRYLSTTVWMSFAQAGVNPIVCFFLNKDLKKGLLSHLPACCRTKPHLPREPYCVM; encoded by the coding sequence ATGGGTGGCGGGTCGTTTGGGATGGCAAATggaaatgacagcagtgaagagCCGGCAGGGCCCATGGCAGCGGTGGTGGCTACAGCAGGTGGTATGGTAGCAGAGAGTTCTTCTTCAGCTGTCTCTACCTATGTTAAACTGGTGCTGCTAGGGCTGATCATCTGTATCAGCCTGGTTGGCAATCTCATAGTGTCTCTGCTCGTACTGCGTGACCGGGCTCTGCACAAGGCACCATACTACTTCCTGCTAGACCTGTGCCTGGCAGACACCATTCGCTCAGCCATCTGCTTTCCCTTTGTGTTAGTGTCTATAAAGAATGGCTCAGCCTGGACATACAGTGTGCTGAGCTGCAAGGTAGTAGCCTTCATGGCAGTACTCTTCTGCTTCCATGCCGCCTTCATGCTCTTCTGTATCAGCGTAACGCGCTACATGGCCATTGCACACCACCGCTTTTACTCAAAGCGCATGACGTTCTGGACATGTGTGGCTGTGGTGTGCATGGTGTGGACCCTTTCTGTGGCAATGGCATTCCCACCTGTTTTTGACGTGGGCACCTACAAATTCATTCGTGAGGAGGACCAGTGCATTTTTGAGCATCGCTACTTTAAGGCTAATGATACTCTAGGCTTCATGCTAATGCTGGCTGTGCTTATCCTGGCCACACATGTGGTCTACATGAAGTTACTCCTCTTTGAGTACAAACACCGCAAAATGAAGCCTGTCCAGATGGTGCCAGCTATCAGTCAGAACTGGACCTTCCACGGGCCAGGGGCTACAGGTCAAGCTGCAGCTAACTGGATCGCAGGCTTCGGTAGGGGCCCAATGCCACCCACTCTGCTAGGAATCCGGCAGAACTTGCACAACCAGAACCGGCGCCTATTGGGTATGGAGGAGTTTAAAGCGGAGAAGCAACTTGGCAGGATGTTCTATGTGATCACACTGCTGTTTCTGGTGCTCTGGTCTCCTTACATAGTGGCTTGCTATTGGAGAGTGTTTGTTAAAGCTTGCACAATACCACACCGGTACCTGTCCACCACTGTATGGATGAGTTTTGCCCAAGCCGGGGTTAACCCCATTGTCTGTTTCTTCCTTAACAAAGACTTGAAGAAAGGGCTCCTTTCCCACCTAccagcctgctgcaggactAAACCTCATCTGCCACGAGAGCCTTATTGTGTCATGTAA